A stretch of Chlamydiales bacterium DNA encodes these proteins:
- a CDS encoding Fic family protein — protein MIRPNRPEKLPLRRKIEWKGLDKLLGEAYLTLGKFEALSATPEAKKIILSHLVREEALGSIHSHAAQKKVMQLKSYEKALSRAMRQISHRTISLTLMREIHGIVKKDLGEPRDIGRFRTRQNWIGPIGKTIESAYFLPPSPDLLLPSMKNLIHYLRISKDDKLLQIAIFTAQLLIVHPFMDGNGRVARVLIPLLFYKKKLLSSPLFFMSRYIKMNRITYFKTLYSVSENKDWRGWIEFFLKGVIEQGEWSCKQLLVKKEKRRISPPLLKLRKRA, from the coding sequence ATGATCAGACCAAACAGGCCAGAAAAGCTGCCGCTCCGGCGGAAGATTGAGTGGAAGGGGCTGGATAAGCTCCTAGGTGAGGCCTATCTTACGCTTGGAAAGTTCGAAGCTCTCTCTGCTACTCCTGAGGCGAAAAAAATTATCCTCTCACATCTCGTTAGAGAGGAGGCGCTGGGTAGCATCCACTCACATGCGGCCCAAAAAAAAGTCATGCAGTTGAAGAGTTATGAAAAAGCTCTGTCGAGAGCGATGCGTCAGATCAGCCACAGAACGATCTCGCTAACTCTCATGCGTGAGATTCACGGAATTGTAAAAAAAGATCTCGGAGAGCCGCGCGATATCGGACGCTTTCGCACGCGTCAGAACTGGATCGGGCCTATCGGTAAAACAATCGAGAGCGCCTACTTTTTACCCCCCTCTCCCGACCTCCTGCTTCCCTCGATGAAAAATCTGATCCACTATCTGCGCATATCCAAGGATGATAAGCTCCTGCAGATCGCCATCTTTACTGCGCAACTTCTCATCGTCCACCCCTTCATGGATGGAAATGGGCGAGTTGCTCGAGTGCTCATTCCACTTCTCTTCTACAAGAAAAAGCTTCTCTCCTCGCCTCTTTTTTTCATGAGCCGTTACATAAAAATGAATCGCATTACCTATTTTAAAACTCTCTACTCCGTTTCTGAAAATAAAGACTGGAGAGGCTGGATCGAATTCTTTTTAAAGGGAGTAATTGAACAAGGAGAGTGGAGCTGCAAGCAGCTATTAGTGAAAAAAGAAAAGAGGCGGATCTCTCCGCCTCTTCTCAAGTTACGCAAAAGAGCTTAA